The Armatimonadota bacterium genome contains the following window.
GGGCGGCGGAGGGGTTTCCCCGGACGGGGGGGACGGGCTATGATCGCACCGGACCCGTCACACTCCACACACATGGGAGGGATCGCGCATGGGTGAAAAAGGGCGCGCCATCGTGGAGGTCAACGTGGACGAGCTGGTCCAGCAGCTGCGCCGGGCCTACCTGGACGAGCTGCTGGCGTTTTACTCCTACTGGATCACCGCGCAGGTGGCGGAAGGGTTCCACGGGGAGGAGCTGACCGAGCACTTCAAGGAGGAGGCCATGGACGAGCTGGGCCACGCCGAGAAGCTGGCCCGCCGGATCATCGAGCTCGGGGGCGACCCGGTGGTACACCCCCGGGAGTGGGAGGCGGGCGCCAACGGGCCCTGGACGGCTCCCCGCCGCGACTGGAGCGACGCCGAGGGGATGGTGGAAGACCAGATCCGGGCCGAGCGCGCCGCCATCGACGCCTACAACCGTCTGGCCAAGATGACCTTTGGCAAGGACCCCGTGACCTACGCCCTGGCCAGCAGCCTGCTGGCCGACGAGGTCCGCCACGAGGAGTTTCTGGAGAACCTGGTGGCCCGGCGGCCCGCGCGGGCCTGACCGGGTCACGTTTTTGTCCCGGCGCGGCGGGCTGGACCGCCCGCCGCGCCGGCCCTTTCTGGCGTAGCCTCGCCGGACCGGTCCTCGGGCCGGGGACCGAGACCCAATTCGGGCGGGCGTCCGATGGCCGGGCGCCGTGCCGGGACGTACCGTGGAGGCGGAAGCCCAGACGGGAGGCGACATCCATGGAGCGCGTCCGCCGGGTGCTGGTGGCCACCGACCTCTCCGACACGGCGCCGGTCCTGCTGGCCCAGGCCGTCGGTCTGGCCGAGCGCTGGCGCGCCGAGCTGGTGGTGGTGCACGTCTTCGACCCCGAGGAGTACGAGAGGCTGCTGGGAGACACCGGGATGCCCGTGGACGAGTACGTGGACCACCTGCGGGCGGAGATGCGGGACGCCCTGGCGGAGGCCGGCATCGGCGACACCGACGTGTCGGTGCGCCTGGAGGT
Protein-coding sequences here:
- a CDS encoding ferritin-like domain-containing protein, producing MGEKGRAIVEVNVDELVQQLRRAYLDELLAFYSYWITAQVAEGFHGEELTEHFKEEAMDELGHAEKLARRIIELGGDPVVHPREWEAGANGPWTAPRRDWSDAEGMVEDQIRAERAAIDAYNRLAKMTFGKDPVTYALASSLLADEVRHEEFLENLVARRPARA
- a CDS encoding universal stress protein — protein: MERVRRVLVATDLSDTAPVLLAQAVGLAERWRAELVVVHVFDPEEYERLLGDTGMPVDEYVDHLRAEMRDALAEAGIGDTDVSVRLEVIEDRDVAGAIVSAANRLGADLVVVGARPRRGLPALRPGVADAVLRRAGRPVLVVPHTSLRVGPQVLAAAS